One genomic segment of Hordeum vulgare subsp. vulgare chromosome 2H, MorexV3_pseudomolecules_assembly, whole genome shotgun sequence includes these proteins:
- the LOC123424420 gene encoding probable histone acetyltransferase HAC-like 3, with protein MMTQTLQGMQQQYAPSGFTVQKPCTQTAAQILQLDNMDSDTSPVRVVIKHRIANYLQRRREFYNLDAHYLVTVSKSIDEQLYKDAESKVQYMDFETLEVRVNALLSCGSFGNSIYAWASSADLPTSYPGQLGIEVTGSSMQHVFYPQGFAPTNHHEVAAGFAHLSADNIKQSPEDLANNTAAPCVSSLPKYSSFLAGDFTGGAPTGHTEDHFPGDAHQVDSPQPSTSGSSSSVSGMCDRTADFTNNNRYFTGQVSSSPQYRECKEVLYMRSHPIEQSDHSNITAGGHDLYSGNCVTVREVVGRAEQTSNSTVSKPNSPASDESSGKHHPAKRLKVNYPCPVHADETEFPKEQLPAPNGPHASFETVQSETTALSMKSPSGCSLQDSNASNNMENLRLQETAVHAEEGLCHENGDMEMKDSKLSSVDQKSPVASVTARKKRGGSILYPLKAEELRDHMRSLSQHIFPNKVITEEDQSGLPDQNTCNLCGMERLLFEPPPRFCALCLKIINSTGSYYVPVENGSDKTSICAKCHHHVSNAKAKYQRRSNYAETDAEPEWWVECDKCKAWQHQICALFNPKVMEEEVEYTCAKCLLKEKDSGDINLLESSAVLGALELPRTKLSDHIEQRLSVRLEHERMQRASASGKCVEEVPEVEGLTVRVVSSAARVLQVLPHFRDFFKQGNYPGEFPYKSKAILLFQKNEGVDVCLFAMYVQEYGSTSPPPNQRHVYLAYIDSVKYFRPEIKSASGEALRTFVYHEILIGYLDYCKKQGFVSCSIWACPSTKRDDYVLYCHPTAQKMPRSDKLRSWYQNLIKKAVKEGVVVERNTLYDFFLQPTSECKAVISAACLPYCENDFWPGEAERLLENKDDNTSQKKEIQEGRVLRVAKRDDRKGNPEDILLVHKLGEKMRTMKEDFIMLCLQQFCKHCHQPILSGKSWMCTCCKNFHLCDQCHAEELSAPQKDRHPAATKQKHAFQRIEEEPLPETDDGDPTMESKYFDSRTDFLKHCQDNQYQFDTLRRAKHSTMMILYNLHDSACSACHRAMDQRFAWRCLVCTGCKFCDSCYKQDGENLHIHKLKQTDNEQLLPNYTLQDYLESLVHASKCFHDPHNCSFKLCVTMKKLFYHGVRCDIRNQGGCRNCVFMWRLLLTHSKQCDHGDCSVPRCWDIKVFMGKAKMLAAGPCAIEC; from the exons ATGATGACACAAACCCTGCAAGGGATGCAGCAGCAGTATGCACCAAGTGGCTTTACTGTCCAGAAACCTTGCACGCAGACTGCAgcgcaaattcttcagctggaTAATATGGATTCAGATACTTCTCCAGTCCGTGTCGTGATCAAACATAGAAT TGCAAACTACCTGCAAAGAAGGCGGGAATTCTACAACTTGGACGCACATTATCTTGTGACAGTTTCAAAAAGTATTGATGAGCAGCTTTATAAGGATGCTGAATCAAAG GTCCAATACATGGATTTTGAAACTTTAGAAGTTAGGGTAAATGCTCTTCTCAGCTGTGGATCATTTGGCAACAGTATATATGCTTGGGCTTCTTCAGCAGATTTACCGACATCATACCCAGGACAGCTTGGGATAGAAGTAACGGGTTCAAGTATGCAGCATGTGTTTTATCCTCAGG GATTTGCACCAACTAATCACCATGAAGTTGCTGCCGGCTTTGCTCATTTGTCAGCTGATAACATTAAACAGAGTCCTGAAGACTTAGCAAACAACACTGCTGCACCTTGTGTGTCATCACTACCAAAATACAGTTCCTTTCTTGCTGGAGATTTCACTGGTGGAGCGCCTACTGGCCATACAGAAGACCATTTCCCAG GTGATGCTCACCAAGTTGATAGTCCGCAACCATCGACATCTGGTAGTTCCAGTTCTGTGTCTGGAATGTGTGACCGGACCGCAGATTTTACAAATAACAACAGATATTTCACTGGCCAAGTATCTTCGTCTCCACAGTACAGAGAATGTAAGGAAGTGTTATATATGCGGAGTCACCCAATAGAGCAGTCAGATCACTCAAATATCACAGCTGGAGGCCATGACTTGTACTCTGGTAATTGTGTCACTGTAAGAGAGGTAGTGGGGAGAGCTGAACAGACATCAAATAGCACTGTATCAAAGCCAAATTCTCCTGCTTCAGATGAATCTTCTGGCAAGCATCATCCGGCAAAACGATTAAAGGTTAATTATCCCTGTCCTGTCCATGCCGATGAAACAGAGTTTCCAAAGGAACAACTGCCTGCTCCCAATGGGCCTCATGCATCTTTTGAAACAGTACAGTCTGAAACCACAGCATTATCTATGAAGTCGCCATCTGGCTGTTCCTTGCAGGACAGCAATGCTAGCAATAACATGGAGAATTTAAGGTTGCAAGAGACTGCTGTGCATGCTGAAGAAGGGTTGTGTCATGAAAATGGTGACATGGAGATGAAGGACTCTAAGCTTAGCTCAGTGGATCAAAAATCACCAGTAGCCAGCGTAACTGCAAGGAAGAAAAGAGGGGGTTCAATACTTTATCCTTTAAAAGCTGAGGAGCTTAGAGATCACATGAGAAGTCTGAGCCAGCATATTTTTCCG AACAAGGTGATTACAGAAGAGGACCAGTCAGGCTTGCCTGACCAAAATACATGCAACTTATGTGGGATGGAGCGGCTACTTTTTGAACCTCCTCCACGATTCTGTGCTCTGTGTCTTAAAATAATAAATTCGACGGGGTCCTATTATGTTCCTGTGGAAAATGGAAGTGATAAGACTTCAATATGTGCCAAATGTCATCACCATGTTAGTAATGCAAAAGCTAAATATCAAAGGAGATCCAATTATGCAGAAACAGATGCTGAGCCTGAATGG TGGGTTGAGTGTGATAAGTGCAAAGCATGGCAGCATCAAATATGTGCCCTTTTTAACCCTAAAGttatggaggaggaggtggagtatACATGTGCAAAATGTTTATTGAAGGAGAAGGATAGCGGAGATATAAATTTGCTGGAGTCATCTGCTGTTCTAGGAGCGTTAGAGTTACCAAGAACTAAACTGAGCGATCATATCGAGCAGAGACTTTCAGTGCGGCTTGAGCACGAGCGGATGCAGAGGGCAAGTGCTTCAGGAAAATGTGTTGAAGAG GTACCTGAAGTTGAAGGCCTTACTGTTAGAGTGGTTTCATCTGCTGCAAGAGTACTTCAAGTCCTACCACATTTTCGGGATTTTTTTAAACAAGGAAACTACCCTGGTGAATTTCCCTACAAATCAAAG GCCATTCTCTTGTTTCAAAAGAATGAAGGCGTGGATGTTTGTCTTTTCGCCATGTATGTACAAGAGTATGGTTCTACTAGCCCGCCACCAAATCAAAGGCACGTTTATCTTGCATATATCGATTCTGTCAAGTACTTCAGGCCTGAAATCAAATCTGCAAGTGGGGAAGCTCTCCGTACCTTTGTGTACCATGAAATTTTG ATTGGCTATTTGGATTACTGCAAGAAACAAGGATTTGTAAGCTGCTCCATATGGGCTTGCCCATCTACAAAGCGAGATGATTATGTTTTGTATTGTCATCCCACGGCACAAAAAATGCCAAGGTCTGACAAGCTTCGGAGCTG GTACCAGAACTTGATCAAGAAGGCTGTTAAGGAGGGTGTAGTTGTGGAGCGTAATACTCTGTACGATTTTTTTCTTCAGCCTACCAGTGAATGCAAGGCCGTTATTTCAGCAGCATGCTTGCCATATTGTGAGAATGATTTCTGGCCTGGGGAAGCAGAGAGACTCCTCgagaacaaagacgacaacacctCGCAGAAGAAAGAGATACAGGAAGGAAGGGTCCTACGGGTTGCCAAACGTGATGACAGGAAAGGAAACCCTGAGGATATCTTGTTAGTACACAAA CTTGGAGAAAAGATGCGAACAATGAAAGAAGACTTTATTATGCTTTGTCTGCAGCAGTTTTGCAAGCATTGCCACCAACCTATCCTATCTGGTAAAAGTTGGATGTGCACTTGctgcaaaaacttccatctttgtGACCA ATGCCATGCAGAGGAGCTAAGTGCTCCACAGAAGGACAGGCATCCAGCTGCAACAAAACAAAAGCATGCATTTCAAAGA ATAGAGGAAGAACCTCTTCCAGAGACTGATGATGGAGATCCAACAATGGAAAGCAAGTATTTTGACAGCAGAACAGATTTCTTGAAGCATTGTCAAGACAATCAGTACCAGTTTGATACACTACGACGGGCAAAGCACTCAACAATGATGATTCTTTATAATCTACATGATTCAGCTTGCTCTGCTTGTCACCGGGCCATGGATCAACGCTTTGCGTGGCGGTGCCTGGTTTGCACTGGCTGCAAATTTTGTGATTCATGCTATAAACAAGACGGCGAAAATTTGCACATACATAAACTCAAACAGACGGACAATGAGCAGCTATTGCCAAACTACACTCTGCAG GACTACCTTGAGAGCTTGGTGCATGCATCAAAATGCTTCCATGATCCGCATAATTGCAGTTTCAAACTGTGTGTTACAATGAAGAAGTTGTTCTACCATGGCGTACGATGTGATATCCGCAACCAAGGAGGTTGCAGGAATTGTGTCTTCATGTGGAGACTTCTGCTCACTCACTCAAAACAGTGTGATCACGGGGACTGTTCAGTTCCCAGATGCTG GGATATAAAGGTATTCATGGGCAAGGCCAAAATGCTTGCTGCTGGACCCTGTGCCATAGAGTGCTAG
- the LOC123429157 gene encoding uncharacterized protein LOC123429157, translated as MLCSVHTILCLLPLFTCSVCAGRLNLDRAPPLLSSSGDLMDHHTTYVDLHHANGSGQWDAFAEGTPVWDVDPVAGGLAVGLNGDMYYVPPGDALVDASGVMAEAPKTLGYILGEEIWSFLMGWDEQDPVADIISIPSSPALDLR; from the exons ATGTTATGTAGTGTCCATACCATACTGtgtctcctccctctcttcactTGCTCTGTGTGCGCCGGCCGCCTCAACCTCGATCgagctcctcctctcctctccagcAGCGGCGACCTCATGGATCACCACACGACGTACGTCGATCTCCACCATGCAAACG GCTCCGGCCAGTGGGATGCATTTGCCGAAGGTACTCCGGTGTGGGATGTTGATCCGGTCGCTGGTGGGCTGGCTGTTGGTTTGAATGGAGACATGTACTACGTACCACCGGGTGATGCTCTGGTCGACGCTTCTGGCGTCATGGCAGAGGCGCCGAAGACGCTGGGTTACATCTTGGGGGAGGAAATCTGGAGTTTTCTCATGGGGTGGGATGAACAAGATCCAGTCGCCGATATTATCTCGATCCCGTCGTCACCAGCGCTGGATCTCCGGTGA